gacaaacacacacacacacactccgccagacaaacacacacacacacacacacactccgccagacaaacacacacacacacacacccactccgccagacaaacacacacacacacactccgccagacacacacacacactccgccagacaaacacacacacactccgccagacaaacacacacacacactccgccagacaaacacacacactccgccagacaaacacacacacacaccacgccagacaaacacacacacacacacacacacacacacgcacacacacacacacgcacacacacacacactccgccagacaaacacacacacacactccgccagacaagcacacacacacacacacacacacacacacactccgccagaaaaacacacacacacacacacactccgccagacaaacatacacacaccgccagacaaacacacacaccaccagacaaacacacacaccgccagacaaacacactgccagacaaacacactgtcttaatgtcttgtCTGATATCAAATGGCTGAGATTGGCtcaaacaaaacatttcaaatttgCAGGAATGACAGAAGATACGCAGAAGAAAATAGAGTAGAAAAAGTGACATAGCTATGACCTAATAGGTCATATCAAAGCTCTGAGACATTCCAGATGACATCATAAACTCCAGAACTCCAGAATCCAGAACTCCATAATCCAGAACTCACCAAATTCTGTTTCTGACGAGCTGGACAGTTCTGCTTCCACCGCAGTCTCATCCCCTGCTccgtcctccccttcctcctcctcctcctcctcttcttcctcctcctcctccaacaatACCTCTTCTtgttcttccctctcctcctcctccctctctccctcctcctgcccctcgacctcctcttctgtctctgtctcagagcTGGGGCTGGAGGGCGAGGGTCTATCCCCCCCCTGGGTCAGAGAGTAGTTGTGTTCCAACACTGACCCCCCCGGAAGAATCCCAGACGTCTCCGTCACCGCGGCAACGACTTCCGCCGCTGCCAACACAGCTGCggcaacctcctcctcctctgccacCTGGTACACCTCCACCGTAGGAACCCTCATCCCCCCATCCTGTCCTCCTTTTTCTGTCACCCTTTCCATCGCCATGGTAACATCAAGTCCCACCTGCTCTCTGACCACCCTGCCTCTCTGGGCGTGGCCTAGACAGGGGTCGGGGGTCATTGTGATGCCGTTTCCGTGGAGATGCGTTACCATCATCGTGGTTACATGTGATGTCTGCTGCTGAGCTATGGCCTgtgccttcctcttcctcctctcctcctcctcttcctcccgggTCCCGCTCCAACGGCCCATCAGCACGGCGTCCTCGGTGCTCGCCAGCTCCCCCCCGAGGCCCAGCTTGGTGTAGCGCGTGATGTCATCCAGCGCCGACACGTCCCAACGCTCCACGTGCAGCTCCTCGCCGAAGCCCCCGTCGTCCACCAGGTCGCTTAGCAACTCGAAGGGCCGTTTCCGCGGCGTCGCTGGAGAGCCCAGCATCAGGAGCACGCTCTGAggtaaggaggtagggagagagggatggaggcaaggagaggggtggggagggagggagggagggagggagggagggagggagggaggggagcattGTTCATTGTTGACATGGCTAGAATGTGTCGTTACTTTACATTGATCTATATTACAGACATAGAAATGGAGTCTTGTTCATTACAGCTCTGTGGTGACGTCACCATAATAAACAACAGGTATATCTGTTCACACTGTTATTACTATGTTCTGTCAGTGTAATAGACAGTGTAATAACATGCAGTCCAGGCAGTGTGGTAGTAGAGCAGAATACAAGGACAAGACAGACACATTATAAACACATGTTCATGTGTCAGACACCTGGACCTTAGAAGCAATTACAAGCAGTTAGTGAGTTAGTTACCTGGTCATATTCGGTCCTGCCCCCTAGAGGGGAGACAGCCAGGGGGTAGGGGCTGAGGAGACAGCCACGGCTCCCATACGCCTCGCCAAACGCAGGCTCCATCCCATTCATGCCCGGctataagacacacacacagacacacattactCTGCTGAGCTACCATTTTCACGAGCTTCATTACAAACAGAATAGAACGTCCGTCTAAATATATTGTCTGTAATCAGAATCTCTGTTGTACATGTCTTATTACCGGACAAGATATTTAGACAGTCAATTAATATCGATATTCAACTTGGAAAGCAATTTCATCACCTTCACTCAAATAAAACAGCTAAAAAAACGACTCAGTACAGCACAGAATATACAGAGATCAGTGGTGTACCTGAGGCATGCCCAAGGCGGTGGGTGGTGTTAGGAGGTGGTCAGGATGCCGTTGGAGCGTTCAGCAGGAACACAACACACTGCTCACTGACTGATGTTGAGGATTAGGATGGAGGAGGAAGTCTCCTGGGTCGGACCAGATATGGACCATCTGTGACCTCACGGGGTCAGGGGTGAGAGGTCAAGGCTTTAGGGTCGACAGATTCACTTCACATGACGCGGTGCTCGCTGCTCACTGTTGGGACCGctaaagggggagaggagacagggagagaaaggcaTCATGGGGTCAATAGTCTAAACAAGATATGTGAGAGAAGTCATCTAAGGACATATAAGCAATGCTCTTGGGGCCAGTTTCCccagatatacagtgcatttttccacgttttgttacgttattagcctaattctaaaattgattaaatcattttttttccctcttcaatctacacacaatactccatacccCAATACCCCACTAcggagttgtcttggctgtgtgcttaggttcgttgtcttgttggaaggtgaacctttgccccagtctgaggtcctgggtgCTCCggaggaggttttcatcaagaatctctctgtactgtgctccgttcatctttcccttgatcctgacatgtctcccagtccctgtctctgaaaaacatccccacagtacgatgctgccaccaccatgcttcaccgtaggtatggtgccgggtttcctccagacgtgatgttgccaccaccatgcttcaccgtagggatggtgccgggtttcctccagacatgatgctgccaccaccatgcttcaccgtagggatggtgccgggtttcctccagacatgatgctgccaccaccatgcttcaccgtagggatggtgctgggtttcctccagacgtgatacttggcattcaggccaaagagttcaatctttgattaatcagaccagataatcttgtttctcatggtctgagtccttcaggtgccttttggcaaacttcaagcaggctgtcatgttgcttttactgaggagtggcttctgtctggccactctaccataaaggcctgattgagagagatggttgaccttctggaaggttctcgcatctccatagaggaactctgtcagagtgaacatcgggttcttggtcacctccctgaccaaggcccttctcccccggttgctcagtttggccgggcgaccagctctaggagtcttggtggttccaaacttcttccatttaagaataatggaggccactgtgttcttggggaccttcaatgctgcagaaatgctttggtacccttccccagatctgctcCTCAACACATtcttgtctctgagctctatggacaattctttcgacctcatggcttggtttttcctctgacatgcactgtcaactatgggaccttatttagacaggtgtgtgcctttacaaattatgtccaagcaattgaatttaccacaggtggactccaatcaagttgtagaaacatctcaattatgataaatggaaacaggatacagctgagctcaatttcgagtatgatggcaaaggatctgaatacttattgaaataaggtatctgttttttttattttttttattatacatttgtgaaaaattataaaaacctgtttttcgctttgtcattatggggtattgtatgtagaatGAAGAGGAATATGTtatattcaatccattttagaatcttGCAGACACCTGATTTACACATATTACATTGACTAACAAATTCTGTGTTTTCAGATCAGAccagaagaaggagaggagacagggtgaaggcTATTGTGACCCACACATAGAGCGTATGTCCTTAGGTGACTCCTCAACGTTCACACAGCACTCCAAATATAGATAGATACGATGCAGAGAAAAGAGCACagccatatatacagtaccagtcaaaagttgggacacacctactcatttataggtttttctttatttggactattttccacattgtagaataatagtgaatacatcaacactatatatacagaagatagccctatttagtaaaataccaagcccatattatgtcaagaacaggtcaaataagcaaagagaaactacagtccatcattacttcaagacacgAAGGTCAATcaatcatttctctttgcttatggactttaccaaatagggccatcttctgtatacccccctaccttgtcataacacaactgactggctcaaacgcattaagaagacaatacattttacaaattaacttttaacaaggaacacctgttaattgaaatgcattccaggtaactacctcatgaagctggttgagagatagccaagagtgtgcaaagctgtcatcaaggcaaatggtgactcattgaagaatctcaaatataaaatctattttgatttgtttaacacttttttggttactacatgattccatgtgtgttatttcatagttttgatattgtcactattattctacaatgtagataattgtaaaaaaataaagaaaaacccgagaatgtaggtgtgtccaaacttctgactggttaatgttaatatatatatatggccctggtatagaggagagggaggcattTGAGATATTTTATGACTATTGAGATCCGCCCCTAGAGTGTGGCTATGTGATTATAGGTGACTCATAAAGTTTAATACAGCATTCCTGATGTAGATAAGATTCGTAGTGATCCACCCATAAGGCTGTCCCACAGTGCTCCACTAAGAACAGACAACATCCTACACCCATAAGGCTGTCCCACAGTGCTCCACTAAGAACAGACAACATCCTACACCCATAAGGCTGTCCCACAGTGCTCCACTAAGAACAGACAACATCCTACACCCATAAGGCTGTCCCACAGTGCTCCACTAAGAACAGACAACATCCTACACCCATAAGGCTGTCCCACAGTGCTCCACTAAGAACAGACAACATCCTACACCCATAAGGCTGTCCCACAGTGCTCCACTAAGAACAGACAACATCCTACACCCATAAGGCTGTCCCACAGTGCTCCACTAAGAACAGACAACATCCTACACCCAGAAGGCTGTCCCACAGTGCTCCACTAAGAACAGACAACATCCTACACCCATAAGGCTGTCCCACAGTGCTCCACTAAGAACAGACAACGTGGAATGTATAAAACAAAAGAATGTAATGTATAGAATGTAATGTATAGAATGTAATGTATAGAATGTAATGTATAGAATGTAATGTATAGAATGTAATGTATGAACATGcacaccagggtttccgttagcccGTAATAGCTGGCTTTTGGACAATACAAAACTGAAAACCTGATAAATTTAAATTGCCGCCGACCAATTTTTGGGGAGGGGAAAAAAAATCCTATTGCAAAATAACGTTTTTTTGCCAATTCATTAATGGAAATACCAGTTG
This genomic stretch from Oncorhynchus clarkii lewisi isolate Uvic-CL-2024 chromosome 13, UVic_Ocla_1.0, whole genome shotgun sequence harbors:
- the LOC139424368 gene encoding CREB3 regulatory factor-like — its product is MPQPGMNGMEPAFGEAYGSRGCLLSPYPLAVSPLGGRTEYDQSVLLMLGSPATPRKRPFELLSDLVDDGGFGEELHVERWDVSALDDITRYTKLGLGGELASTEDAVLMGRWSGTREEEEEERRKRKAQAIAQQQTSHVTTMMVTHLHGNGITMTPDPCLGHAQRGRVVREQVGLDVTMAMERVTEKGGQDGGMRVPTVEVYQVAEEEEVAAAVLAAAEVVAAVTETSGILPGGSVLEHNYSLTQGGDRPSPSSPSSETETEEEVEGQEEGEREEEEREEQEEVLLEEEEEEEEEEEEEGEDGAGDETAVEAELSSSSETEFEVEPERGGGPGERPQKRRCFWEYRHAHARDSGRQKKTGGEVRWSLSWSSSTLPSTLYRREGKKGRRKARKTDASDLTPNPVKLTNIGEQLQKLNATIDGMGPVNDLPVVARARSRKEKNKLASRACRLKKKAQHEANKIKLWGLNQEYENLLGALLRIKEVIGQRVERSGEEVDKDERGMTQRLEDILKESSGPLVAGRTKEFVQRILEVSGGGLTKAGAKGKDTQTPPAPGEETAA